Part of the Paenibacillus guangzhouensis genome is shown below.
ACATGTATCTATCGGAGTGTCAATACGTTTGAAGGAAGAGCCGAATTTTGTTACATTAAGCGAAAGAGAGTTTATGAAGCAGGTGATAAAAGATGGAACAGAAGCTGATGGATACGATGGATTTTGAACTCGCTATGTTGATTCGTAGAGCTTTATCGGTACAATCCGAGATGCGTCTTGGCAAATTAGACCGGGCAGCCTATCTGCTGCTCTATTTATTGAAGAATAACAGTCCCATGGGGATCAAAGCGATCGCGGAGGAGCTTCGGCTCGATGGTTCAACGATCAGTCGGCAGATTGCCGCCATTGAGGCAAAGGGGTATGTGGAGCGGCTGCCGGATCCGAAGGATGGACGAGCGAGTCTGATTCAGATTACGCCCGCTGGGAATGAAGAGTTTATGCTTGCGAAGAACGCCCGAGTGCAACGATTCGAAGAAATTTTCGATAGCTGGACGGAAGAGGAGATGAAGCAGTTCGCTTCGTATCTCGCTCGATTGAATCATGTGTAAGGAAGGATCAACCATCTTAGCATTGCATGTATAAAGGAGAATCTAGCGGTATGAGCGAGTGGTTTGAAGAAAGCTTTGGCGAAGACTATTTGATCGTCTACAAGCATCGGGATCGTCATGGGGCTTATGAAGAAGTGCAGCAGATGATCAGCTGGCTTCATTTGCCTGTCGGTGCCAAAGTGCTCGACCTCTGCTGCGGCATGGGAAGGCATTCGAATGTGCTCGCAGATTGCGGATACCATGTGACAGGCGTTGATCTGTCCAAGGTCCTCCTAAGGGAAGCGGAGGCGCAGGATGCCCGGCAACGTGTGCGCTGGGTACGTTCGGATATGCGGTCGCTCCCACTGGACGGCGGGTATGATGCAGTCGTGAATTTGTTCACTTCATTTGGATATTTCGAATCGGATGATGAGAACAGCAGGGTGCTTCATGAAATCAAGCGAATGCTCGTGCCAGGTGCGCCATTCATTATCGATTTCCTAAATCCGTCGTATGTTGCTCGCAATTTAGCACCCTACACCGAGCATGTCGAAGAGGGACTGCGTATTGATCAATACCGTAAGATTGAAGCAGGATACGTCAAAAAGGAAATTGTCATTACCGATGCGCAGGAATCCGTTCGGCGTTACGAGGAACGCGTGAAGTTGTACGCTCTGGACGCATTCAGATCGATGCTCTCACAGGCAGGGCTCAGCGTGGAGCAGGTGCATGGCAACTATGATGAGAGTCCGTATGAAGAAGACGCATCGCCAAGAATGATCTTCATTGGCCGCGGATAGGGGGAGGAATATGGCAAGTCAGGTAGCGCAATCTGCATGGGGACAAGATCTGATTCAAATTCAAATTCCGTTGCCCAATGCGCTCAAATGGGTGAATAGCTATCTCGTTCGAGGTACACAAGGATATACGCTGATCGATCCGGGTCAGCATACAGCGGACGCGCTTGAAGCTTGGCGCGCTGCCATGTCCGAATTGCACATCAGCATGAAGGATATCGAACAAATTGTTCTTACGCATCATCATCCGGATCATTATGGTCTTGCTGGTTGGTTTCAAGAACAGACAGGCGGGGTGCCGGTCTATATGACCGAGACAGCTCATGTGCATACGCAGATGATGTGGGGAACCGATCAGACGGCTACGGGAGCGTTGGATCAGCTGTTCGCTCGTCACGGGATGGACGCTTCGATCCGTGCGGAGATACGGGACCATTTTGACAGCTTTATCGCTTATGTCTCGCCGCAGCCAGAGGTTACATACATTGAACAGCCACAGTTTCGACTAGGGGATCGCGATTGGCAAGTAATTCTCACGAATGGTCATGCATCTGGGCATGCGTGCTTCTATCATGCAGCTTCGCGTGAGATGCTCTGCGGGGATCAGATTCTGCCTCAAATTTCTCCGAACATTAGTTATATTCCCGGCAGTGATCCACAGCCATTGCAATCTTTCATCGAGAGCTTAACGATGCTGCAAGCCTATGATGTTGCCATCGCTTACCCCGGGCATCGGCATCCCTTCCGTCACTATCAGGAACGGATCGCGGATTTGCTAGAGCATCATGAAGAACGACTGCAAAAGTTTGTTGATTTACTAACGGAACCGATGACAGCTTACGAATGCTGCCTTGCGGTGTTTAACGTGAAATTAACCGTGCATCAGCTGCGGTTTGCCATGTCAGAGACACTTGCTCATCTGATTGAGCTGGAGCGGCGTGGACTTGTGCGTACTGAGGAGAATACGGCGGCAGGATGTATCCAATATAAGCGAGCGTAATAGATACCTAATAACCCACCTGGAGATAGAATCTCCGAAGGTGGGTTTGTTATTTTGCCCCAAAGGGATATTAAGAAGTATGTCTCAAATCTTCGATCCATTGCTGGTGGAACTCGGACTCAGTAAGTTGAAGAATGCCTGGGAAATCCACTGGATTGCGTATCAGTTTGTTGAGGTCATCGATACCATACGTCTGAAGGATGTATTCAACCAATAGATAAGAGAATTGAAATCCTCCCATCGTGCCGAAATCCCATGAATCATCGTTTAATGCTTGAAGTGAAGGGACAGCATCGTTATTAATCGCATCAGAAGTCGTGCTCTTAATATATTCTGGCGTCATTTGCTTGGCTTCATAACCGCCAATGCCTTGCCGAAACCATTTCGGCGCTGTTGGATTGATATCACTGATCAACCACATCGAGAATAAATGGACCGTGGATTTCAATATCGATTGATATGTGTGCTCTGGCCCAGGATTCAGTGGGGACACGATTTTGAGCGTGTTATTTTCATAGGTACCCATGAACCAATTAGGCGCATCCTTTTCGCCTACAGCTTGATGGAAAGTGGGCAGATCTGGATAAATTTCGATGACGATTTTCTGGGAGGGTTGGTGTTGATAGGTTGTGGTCAACCGCTCCACTTGGCCTTTAAGCTCGGCAAATAAATCTTGGTATACCTTGTTCATTCCGTCATTCTTGCTGGACGTCTCACTTTTATTCACAATGGATATCAGTTCTTGAATTGACATGATGGTAATGTCTCCCCATTCTTTTAGTTCTTTTCGGAGCTTTTCTAAGGCGCGATAGAGCCTGTTCTTAACCGCACTTTCACGCATCCCGATAATTTTGGATATGTCCAATAAAGTACAGTCTACGAAAAACCGTAAAGAGATGATCTGCTGGTCTAATTCATTTAATTTGGCTAATGCAGCACTAATATCAATGCGGATATCGACATCCTTAGCCATATCGAGGGAAATCGATTGGGACTCAAAGTCGGTAACTTCGTGTGCTACTTCTTTATTTCGAAATCTCGTACGATACTCGTTCTTCACAATATTTTGCGCAATTTTGAATATCCAAGTAAATAGACTGGAGTTGCGCTTGAATAAGTGGAAGTTCTCCATAGCTTTTAAGAACGCTTGTTGCGTTAAGTCGTCGGCAACCGCCGAATTTGTCTTCACAGCGATATAATTGCGAATTCTTCCTCGATATTGATCATAAATGGCTTCGAATTGCTGGATGTGTTCCTGCTCCTCTGGAAGAACAGGGATTTTCGTTTTGTCTTGAGCTCGTGACACCTGAAGAACCTCCTCTTGAACTTACATAGGATTAGACACCAGATGGAGGTAGAAAGCCACATGATATTCAAAAAATTTCAAAACTCGCAGCCAATCTCGCCGCTGCATCGATCTGATCTCCGCCAAAGGATTTAACGATCCGGTAGACGCCTGGCTCAAGGTCTGCAGGGATCAGTACTTGTTCTTCGAACGTCTCGCCCGGAGGAATGCTGATCCCGATGGCCGGAACCTCCATCGTCTTGTCTGGTGGGACGAGCGTCCAGCCACTTGATTCCATCCGGTAAATCTCGTATCCGTACCCGAAAAACAAATGCGTTGGACCTGCGTTATAGAGCTTCAATGTCGTCTTCTTGCTGCCTTGCGCTAGTGGAGTTGGCAGGACGGATAACCGCGCGTGAAGTTCGTTTGGTGGGACGAAAAGAGGGGACAACAGGGTATCCTCGACCTTGCCGTCTTTATTCAGAATCTCAATGCTGAGCAAATAATTGGTGTTCGGTGTATCAGGTAGGGGATGACCAAAATCAATACGATTGTTGATCATCTGCTGCTGATCTGCGGAATATTCGGCGACAAGCGCTTCGCGGCTCCCATCGTCGTCCCTTCGAGTTAACTGGAATCGGACGGAACAACCTTCAGGCAGCCAGCTTAAGGCGGCGCCAACGGATTGTCCAGCCTTCACGACGCCTTGGCTGATTGACGAGAGAATGTTGAATCCCTCCCCCTGGAACCAGATGCCGGTCTGTGCGTGGTAATCCTCGGCGCTCGCGAGCAGCTGTTCTTTCGAGCGTTGACCGGATGTCCTGACGATACTAGGATCTCCTACGGTGTCAGATAACTGAGCTATATCCGAATCGGTCTTTGCGGTTGGCGGCGTTTGCACAATAGGAGATGGAGCATCCTGGTTATTCTCACATGCCGCAGACAGCAGCAGAATCATTGTCAATGCAATCATCAACCAAATGGTGCGGTGGTTCATCGTTATCACCTCTTACGTATAGTGACGCACGATTTGGATAAAAGTTACAAGATTAGAACGCCGTTTAGTGACCGACCAAAAACATCAATGCGGCAGCTTCTTTACGAGTCATCGCTTCCTTGGATCTATAATCGACCGAACCGTCGGATGACTTGATGATATCCGGACCATAAAGCTTCTGGGCGACGATGTTTTTGACCGCCTCCAATGCCCATTCGTCCGTTTCTCCGGACAGTAAAGCCTCTTGAGACGGCTTATCCATTATCGATAGGAATTTCCAGAGGATTACCGCCGCTTCTTGTCGTGTAATCCATCGGTTTGGCTCAAAACGATCCTTCGAGATGCCTTGAATTAAACCATATTGAGGTGAAGCGGCGGTCTCAATGAATTCCGCTCCAGGAACACCGTCAAGATCAATGAATTTGCCAGTAGGCTTATCTGCGGGAATCCCCAGCCATGTCATGAACTGCAGCACAAATTGTGCGCGGGTCATCGGCTTATCTGGTCCGAAGTTGCCTCCAGGTTCTCCGTTTACAACATGAAGTTGATGGAGTCCGTTAATATACTCGGCATACGGATGATGTTTTGGAACATCTGAGAAGGAATTTTTTTCAGGTCTTTTAACGGTAAACGCAATCGGATAAGTCTGAGAGTAGATGTAAGAGATCGCTCCGTCCGGTCCTTCTTTAAACGCTACCAGCGCTCCCGTCTCGTCCTCAAAGAGCAGGGAATCCACTTGCCGCAGTTTCTGCCTATATACAATGTTCCTCATCTCTAACGTTCCATCTTCAGCCGCATGGATTCTAGTAATGAGATAGTTCACGCGCAAATCGCTGTAAAGACCCTCGAAGCGGGTAAGTTCTTGCTTGCTGGGGTTCAGGTAGGTTCTTTGCTTTGTCTCTGATTTTGGAAAAAAGTGATCCATAAATGCTTTGAAAATCATACCGCGCAAGTCTGTATTTTTGTTGGCAACGATAAACCCTCCTACCTTCTGTTCGGGAAGCAACCACATCCAGGAGGAGAAATCCGGCGTATCACCAAGTTTTCCAATGACATATTGACCGTTATACGCTTGTTGGTATGCATACTCAAAGCCGAATGTCATAATCGGCAATTCCGGATGAATCGCCAATTGTACGCTTTGCATCGCTTGGATGGAACTCTTTTGTAACAAACGGGCATTCCCCAGCATGCCATTGTTCAAGTGAGCCATCATAAAACGAGCCATATCGCTGCCAGTCGTTACCATGCCTCCATGCGGCATATCATCGGGCTTCATGGTATATGGCTGAAATGGAAGGTTTGTACCGTTCTGCTCGATATAACCTGTAGCCAGCTTGGAGCGAAGTTGTTTATTTGGAACAAAGCTGCTGTTGGTCATTCCAAGAGGCTTGAGAATGTTGTCGTCGACGTATTGGTGAAACGGCTGTTTTGCGACCTGCTGGACAATTAATCCCTGTAGCATGGATGCCACATTGTCGTACTTATAGACTTCTCCTGGCGTATGGACGATGGTGGGCATATGTTGTTTGGTGTAATCATCCAACGATATATTTTGCTTGACATCGAAGGATAATCCTGGAGGATCAACCTTGTCGAATCCGGTTGTGTGTGTCAGCAGGTGCCTCATTGTGAGTGGAGAGGAGGTGTTGTTTTTCAATTGAATATCACCGAGATAAGATTGAACGTCTTGATCCAAA
Proteins encoded:
- a CDS encoding MarR family winged helix-turn-helix transcriptional regulator is translated as MEQKLMDTMDFELAMLIRRALSVQSEMRLGKLDRAAYLLLYLLKNNSPMGIKAIAEELRLDGSTISRQIAAIEAKGYVERLPDPKDGRASLIQITPAGNEEFMLAKNARVQRFEEIFDSWTEEEMKQFASYLARLNHV
- a CDS encoding class I SAM-dependent methyltransferase; the protein is MSEWFEESFGEDYLIVYKHRDRHGAYEEVQQMISWLHLPVGAKVLDLCCGMGRHSNVLADCGYHVTGVDLSKVLLREAEAQDARQRVRWVRSDMRSLPLDGGYDAVVNLFTSFGYFESDDENSRVLHEIKRMLVPGAPFIIDFLNPSYVARNLAPYTEHVEEGLRIDQYRKIEAGYVKKEIVITDAQESVRRYEERVKLYALDAFRSMLSQAGLSVEQVHGNYDESPYEEDASPRMIFIGRG
- a CDS encoding MBL fold metallo-hydrolase, with amino-acid sequence MASQVAQSAWGQDLIQIQIPLPNALKWVNSYLVRGTQGYTLIDPGQHTADALEAWRAAMSELHISMKDIEQIVLTHHHPDHYGLAGWFQEQTGGVPVYMTETAHVHTQMMWGTDQTATGALDQLFARHGMDASIRAEIRDHFDSFIAYVSPQPEVTYIEQPQFRLGDRDWQVILTNGHASGHACFYHAASREMLCGDQILPQISPNISYIPGSDPQPLQSFIESLTMLQAYDVAIAYPGHRHPFRHYQERIADLLEHHEERLQKFVDLLTEPMTAYECCLAVFNVKLTVHQLRFAMSETLAHLIELERRGLVRTEENTAAGCIQYKRA
- a CDS encoding RNA polymerase sigma factor, whose protein sequence is MSRAQDKTKIPVLPEEQEHIQQFEAIYDQYRGRIRNYIAVKTNSAVADDLTQQAFLKAMENFHLFKRNSSLFTWIFKIAQNIVKNEYRTRFRNKEVAHEVTDFESQSISLDMAKDVDIRIDISAALAKLNELDQQIISLRFFVDCTLLDISKIIGMRESAVKNRLYRALEKLRKELKEWGDITIMSIQELISIVNKSETSSKNDGMNKVYQDLFAELKGQVERLTTTYQHQPSQKIVIEIYPDLPTFHQAVGEKDAPNWFMGTYENNTLKIVSPLNPGPEHTYQSILKSTVHLFSMWLISDINPTAPKWFRQGIGGYEAKQMTPEYIKSTTSDAINNDAVPSLQALNDDSWDFGTMGGFQFSYLLVEYILQTYGIDDLNKLIRNPVDFPGILQLTESEFHQQWIEDLRHTS
- a CDS encoding immunoglobulin-like domain-containing protein is translated as MNHRTIWLMIALTMILLLSAACENNQDAPSPIVQTPPTAKTDSDIAQLSDTVGDPSIVRTSGQRSKEQLLASAEDYHAQTGIWFQGEGFNILSSISQGVVKAGQSVGAALSWLPEGCSVRFQLTRRDDDGSREALVAEYSADQQQMINNRIDFGHPLPDTPNTNYLLSIEILNKDGKVEDTLLSPLFVPPNELHARLSVLPTPLAQGSKKTTLKLYNAGPTHLFFGYGYEIYRMESSGWTLVPPDKTMEVPAIGISIPPGETFEEQVLIPADLEPGVYRIVKSFGGDQIDAAARLAASFEIF
- a CDS encoding serine hydrolase gives rise to the protein MKKNKRGWTKLCSVWIGTCLAFSTASSAYAAQGASPAVTLNSEEVERFADAFFERENVKALNIPGAMFVVVKDDKVLLQKGYGFADLESKTPVDPENTAFRIASISKSITATAVMQLVEQGRIDLDQDVQSYLGDIQLKNNTSSPLTMRHLLTHTTGFDKVDPPGLSFDVKQNISLDDYTKQHMPTIVHTPGEVYKYDNVASMLQGLIVQQVAKQPFHQYVDDNILKPLGMTNSSFVPNKQLRSKLATGYIEQNGTNLPFQPYTMKPDDMPHGGMVTTGSDMARFMMAHLNNGMLGNARLLQKSSIQAMQSVQLAIHPELPIMTFGFEYAYQQAYNGQYVIGKLGDTPDFSSWMWLLPEQKVGGFIVANKNTDLRGMIFKAFMDHFFPKSETKQRTYLNPSKQELTRFEGLYSDLRVNYLITRIHAAEDGTLEMRNIVYRQKLRQVDSLLFEDETGALVAFKEGPDGAISYIYSQTYPIAFTVKRPEKNSFSDVPKHHPYAEYINGLHQLHVVNGEPGGNFGPDKPMTRAQFVLQFMTWLGIPADKPTGKFIDLDGVPGAEFIETAASPQYGLIQGISKDRFEPNRWITRQEAAVILWKFLSIMDKPSQEALLSGETDEWALEAVKNIVAQKLYGPDIIKSSDGSVDYRSKEAMTRKEAAALMFLVGH